The following proteins come from a genomic window of Candidatus Desulfatibia profunda:
- a CDS encoding energy-coupling factor transporter transmembrane protein EcfT encodes MTERFAFNYRSGTSVLHELDVRFKLVFIVIISLASLKAGMPALAALTFVLVMLLIHAGPAVNSILKLLRYVSFFLVLIFIARALSTPGSPVLEYKTVSVTREGMYGGAVVCWRLAVVITIGLLLVSTTRPSEIKAAVEWFRPLFPFFPKKKVSIMMSLIIRFIPFIFDQAKETADAQRARGVEIRKNPVYRLRKLLIPLMRRIFARADKLADAMEARCYSENRTDPELKSRQADWVALGVVIASCFVMVAI; translated from the coding sequence ATGACGGAACGTTTCGCTTTCAATTATCGTTCGGGAACCTCGGTTCTGCACGAACTGGACGTGCGCTTTAAACTTGTATTTATCGTAATCATCAGCCTTGCAAGTCTAAAGGCAGGCATGCCGGCGCTTGCGGCCTTGACGTTCGTTCTGGTCATGCTTTTGATACATGCCGGTCCGGCTGTAAACTCTATTTTGAAATTGTTGCGTTATGTTTCGTTTTTCCTGGTGCTGATATTCATTGCGCGGGCATTATCAACTCCGGGTTCGCCGGTGCTTGAATATAAGACAGTGTCTGTTACCCGGGAAGGAATGTATGGCGGGGCTGTTGTTTGCTGGCGGCTTGCAGTTGTGATCACGATCGGTTTATTGTTGGTTTCGACGACCCGGCCGTCAGAAATCAAGGCGGCGGTTGAGTGGTTCCGGCCCCTGTTTCCTTTTTTTCCGAAAAAAAAGGTTTCCATTATGATGAGCCTGATCATACGGTTTATACCGTTTATTTTCGATCAGGCAAAAGAAACCGCCGATGCCCAGCGGGCAAGGGGCGTGGAGATTAGGAAAAATCCCGTGTATCGATTGAGAAAGCTTTTGATTCCGCTTATGCGCAGAATCTTTGCGCGGGCCGATAAGCTTGCCGATGCCATGGAAGCAAGGTGTTATTCTGAAAACCGGACCGATCCCGAGCTTAAATCTCGGCAGGCAGACTGGGTTGCCCTAGGCGTGGTCATCGCCTCGTGTTTTGTAATGGTTGCCATTTAA